DNA from Fusarium musae strain F31 chromosome 7, whole genome shotgun sequence:
TGTTGGAGCGATGTGCATACTCTCGCTCTGTGGTGTGTCCTTTGTCGCATCCTTGCTGTCTTCCAAGTGAAGTGCGCTTGTCGGCATCTGCAAATTCTGCGACGTTTGAACAAAGCTACTGCCTTCCCCTGCTTGTGTTGGTCTTTGGGTCTTATCCTCGTCGTGAACACTCTCCTCCACGGTTGGACTTAAGCAACCAATGTTGGGTCTGGCTGCAAGTCTCTTTGAGGCTGAACTCCCACGACTGCGCGACCGCTGTTTAGATATGCCGAGGGTAGGTGTAGGCGGCTCTGGGCTGTCTTCTCGTGGAGTCTGATCTCCCACTTCGTTTCCTCGCCATTCCTGATCCCAACCTTGTGGTTTCCTTATAACAAAACCATTCTCGTTGGTGTCGTCCTGACTCGTTGATCGTGGGTGAGGTCGATTCATGCCGAGCGATTTCATTTGTCGGACCACATCTCTCCAATTGACTATAAGCATTTCTGCGATGGCGTTGGCGATGAGAATTTTGTCCATTGTTGGAGGTGCCCCCAGCTCATTGTCGAGTGTCTTTCTTCCATTCCGATCTTGTCgtgatcttggagatctcAATGGGAGCACCAGCAACCCTGTCTTTGGGGCGGCCAACTTCGTACAATAGATTCCAAGCAAGTCGCCAATGAGAAGAGGTCCAAAAACGATGCCGAGTGCATTGTAGCCCATGAGGTCTCCCGTGGGTAGTGATcgaccttcttcatcttctctggGGGTGATTTCTGCCACTCTTCCAATTAAACTCAAAAGTCCAAAGACAGCGCATATGAGTTCCCTCCGAAATTGAGATTGAACCGTTGCGATAGCCAGGGCGATGAGTCGGGCCCGAACCTTGGTCTGTTTGGTGCGAGGGAACTCTGGATCACCCTGTAACTGTGAATGGATTGCGACCAGAGCATCAAAAAGCGCCAAAGAACCCAGTATCCCGCCGGGTATTACCGAAAGGAGGCGCTTGAATGTCGACGCCACATCGTGGACAGAAGCCTGCACATGCATCGGCAGGTTTGCGCATCGTACAGTGTTTGTGATGTCGATATTGTCGGTACAGCAGTAGTAATCGAATAGCATGTTGACTACTCTGATTGACCCCGGTATACGAAAGATCCCTCGAGTAGTGACATGCTGGGCGATGTGATGCGCAGTAGCTCGAATGCAAGTTGGAAGTATTAGGGCAGAAGGAGTGTGTTCAGGCGGAAGGTAGAGCATGCTTTTGCCACATATTCGGACCATCGACTGCAGATCGAGTATCTTGGGGTCTCGACGATGAAGCAAGTTGTGAGCGAGATCGGAGACACTGCGTTTATGGCGAGGACCTTGTCGAGCTGGTTGTGTATCTGCTGTAGGATGATTGGAAGAGGACCGTAGGATCCGATAAAGCCATCCTTGCTTGCGAGGACTACCAAGTCCGTTCCCCTGGACTGTCAGTGATTGTTCAGATACACCATCGGCGACCTACAGTATGCCTAAAGTCAAAGTCGTCAATCACCAATATTCGCACTCCATTCTAAATCGTCAGCTTCGTCTCTACTTCTCCAAGGGCCTCACCTTTTTTGCTAGGCGGTTGTATTCCTGCACAAAGGCGGCTCGATCGTCCAATTCGTCGGTATCGCTTAGGGTGTTGTGATCGCCACTACTCGTCCATGTCCTGCTGGTATGTACAGGCCCTTGGTCTGTTATATGCCGTATCGTAGCCTGAAGAGACAAGCTACTCCTGGACGGTAATAGTCGATGAGGACCAGTCTCTGGCGCAGAGTAATGGCCCAGAGGTGCTGGGTGATA
Protein-coding regions in this window:
- a CDS encoding hypothetical protein (EggNog:ENOG41) produces the protein MLFDYYCCTDNIDITNTVRCANLPMHVQASVHDVASTFKRLLSVIPGGILGSLALFDALVAIHSQLQGDPEFPRTKQTKVRARLIALAIATVQSQFRRELICAVFGLLSLIGRVAEITPREDEEGRSLPTGDLMGYNALGIVFGPLLIGDLLGIYCTKLAAPKTGLLVLPLRSPRSRQDRNGRKTLDNELGAPPTMDKILIANAIAEMLIVNWRDVVRQMKSLGMNRPHPRSTSQDDTNENGFVIRKPQGWDQEWRGNEVGDQTPREDSPEPPTPTLGISKQRSRSRGSSASKRLAARPNIGCLSPTVEESVHDEDKTQRPTQAGEGSSFVQTSQNLQMPTSALHLEDSKDATKDTPQSESMHIAPTPTPATRAGGLINRDGSHLSQDDVPPRTSSKRGTKTTPIQQTSAEEPSSQDTSRVSATETPSIERKGAIRKKYPGKAKALKPSRQPLAVEWTKPARSSDTCMEGPGSTHLPFYSEKEALEAALKAHFEELRELDSMDQRKSSASTNVDQTSQMSDFANTPKGLHLPIDRLEEGSEYTVHGYKTRTQALQEANSASTTPRQFYSPMQVPANIAGGSSSMRLASPKSQVGT